The Alkalibacter saccharofermentans DSM 14828 genome includes a window with the following:
- the dapA gene encoding 4-hydroxy-tetrahydrodipicolinate synthase — protein MKIEELIGVIPPIITPVDDNENVDVEGLKRVIDHVVDGGVHGVFVLGSNGEFYALDNENQKLAVETTVKHVNGKVPVYAGTGEITTKACVKAVQMAEDAGADAMSVLTPMFINPSEKEMYAHFETIAKATSLPILLYNNPGKTTNNISVSMLKRLAEIDNIIGIKNTSLDFSQTVEYIDATRDNDTFEVLSGTDYYIYATLMYGGVGCVAGTANVAPRLVSDIYDKFVVGDYKGAMKSQFDLVPLRKAYNFGSFPVVMKDCLNLMGLNVGHPVKPIGHCSEEKMEDLKKVLADLDLI, from the coding sequence TTGAAAATAGAAGAACTCATAGGTGTAATACCGCCGATAATCACGCCGGTGGATGATAATGAAAACGTGGATGTAGAAGGACTTAAAAGAGTCATTGACCACGTTGTAGATGGCGGGGTTCACGGAGTGTTCGTTCTTGGAAGCAACGGCGAATTCTATGCTCTGGACAATGAAAATCAAAAGCTGGCTGTAGAAACAACCGTCAAGCACGTTAATGGAAAAGTTCCGGTGTATGCAGGGACAGGTGAAATAACTACAAAAGCATGTGTAAAGGCAGTTCAGATGGCTGAAGATGCAGGAGCTGACGCTATGAGCGTTCTTACCCCAATGTTCATCAATCCTTCTGAAAAGGAAATGTATGCACATTTTGAGACTATTGCCAAAGCTACAAGCTTGCCGATTCTTTTATACAACAATCCTGGAAAGACTACCAACAATATTTCTGTAAGCATGCTGAAAAGACTTGCCGAGATAGACAATATTATCGGAATCAAAAATACGTCACTGGATTTTTCCCAGACAGTTGAGTATATTGACGCGACTAGAGACAATGATACTTTTGAGGTTTTAAGCGGAACGGACTACTACATTTACGCTACGTTGATGTATGGCGGAGTGGGATGTGTTGCAGGAACGGCGAATGTCGCTCCAAGACTTGTTTCAGACATTTACGATAAGTTTGTTGTAGGAGACTATAAGGGTGCAATGAAGTCTCAGTTTGACTTGGTTCCTCTAAGAAAAGCTTACAATTTCGGAAGCTTTCCTGTAGTTATGAAGGATTGCCTCAACTTGATGGGTTTAAATGTGGGACATCCGGTAAAGCCCATCGGTCACTGTTCAGAAGAAAAGATGGAAGATTTAAAAAAGGTACTGGCTGATTTAGATCTAATCTAA
- a CDS encoding glycerate kinase type-2 family protein, with amino-acid sequence MANIREDAMTVIKESIEAVLPDVAVKRALEDKEFYTDVYVIAIGKAAWNMADATKDVLGDKIKRGLVVTKYEHSMGEIEGFEIIEAGHPIPDENSVLGARKALELVECLGKDDKVIFLISGGGSALFEKPLEGVSLEDIMDITNQLLGCGADIVEINTVRKHLSDVKGGRFALACKNTTVYSIVLSDVLGDKLDSIASGPAYPDFTTSEQAMEIIEKYGLHIEDNLKKAIMIETPKEIGNCETIITGSVTALCEAAAESALRLGYKPIILSSSVECEAKDAGRFMATIIKEAKKESPSRFAPQLPCAVIAGGETVVRIMGKGKGGRNQEAALAAAIEIEGIEDAVFFSLGSDGTDGPTDAAGGIVDGKSAEKIRKSGIMPEVYLDMNDSYTALKASDDLIITGATGTNVNDVMVALCK; translated from the coding sequence ATGGCAAATATTCGAGAAGATGCAATGACGGTAATAAAGGAGTCAATCGAGGCTGTTTTGCCGGATGTTGCAGTTAAAAGAGCCCTTGAGGACAAAGAGTTTTATACAGATGTATACGTAATAGCCATTGGCAAAGCTGCCTGGAATATGGCTGATGCAACCAAGGATGTATTGGGAGACAAGATCAAAAGAGGTCTTGTTGTAACCAAGTATGAGCACTCAATGGGTGAGATCGAAGGTTTCGAAATAATAGAGGCCGGCCATCCCATTCCTGATGAAAACTCGGTGCTGGGGGCAAGAAAAGCTCTTGAGCTTGTAGAATGCCTCGGAAAAGATGACAAAGTGATATTTTTAATATCCGGCGGAGGATCGGCTCTTTTTGAAAAGCCGTTGGAGGGCGTCAGCCTGGAAGACATAATGGATATCACGAACCAGCTGCTTGGTTGTGGAGCAGACATAGTTGAGATCAACACAGTCAGAAAGCATCTTTCAGATGTAAAAGGCGGAAGGTTCGCCCTGGCATGCAAGAATACCACCGTGTACTCCATAGTGCTTTCAGATGTTTTGGGAGACAAGCTGGATTCCATAGCCTCAGGTCCCGCTTACCCGGATTTTACGACCTCGGAACAAGCAATGGAGATAATAGAAAAATACGGCCTTCATATCGAAGATAACTTAAAAAAAGCCATTATGATAGAGACGCCAAAGGAAATTGGCAACTGCGAGACTATAATTACTGGAAGCGTGACTGCATTGTGCGAAGCAGCTGCTGAAAGTGCTTTAAGGCTTGGATATAAACCAATAATACTTTCCTCAAGTGTTGAGTGTGAAGCAAAAGATGCGGGCAGATTCATGGCGACGATCATTAAGGAAGCCAAGAAAGAATCTCCGAGCAGGTTCGCGCCACAATTACCCTGTGCTGTTATTGCAGGGGGGGAGACTGTAGTAAGGATCATGGGAAAAGGCAAAGGTGGAAGAAACCAAGAAGCTGCGCTAGCTGCTGCGATAGAAATCGAAGGTATTGAGGATGCGGTGTTCTTCTCTCTTGGTTCAGACGGAACAGATGGTCCAACAGATGCGGCAGGTGGCATAGTTGATGGAAAAAGTGCTGAGAAAATCAGAAAATCAGGCATCATGCCGGAAGTCTACTTAGACATGAACGACTCATACACTGCACTTAAGGCAAGCGACGATTTGATAATCACCGGAGCTACCGGAACAAACGTCAACGACGTAATGGTAGCTTTGTGCAAATAA
- the garR gene encoding 2-hydroxy-3-oxopropionate reductase has translation MYKLKTEKENYIMKLGFIGLGIMGKPMAKNLIKAGHELVVLDFNKDAVAELIELGADIAQTPAEVLKKANVVVTMLPNSPHVKAVALGENGLVESATEGCVLIDMSSIAPLASKEIAEGLAAKGMEMLDAPVSGGEPKAIDGTIAIMVGGKKENFDKYYDVLMAMGGSAVYVGEIGAGNIAKLCNQAVVAINIAAVSEAMILAKKAGVSPDLVYKAIRGGLAGSTVMDAKAPMMMDRTFDPGFRIDLHIKDMTNILETSRSVGAPLPLSAQLMEMMQAIKLDGCGVEDHASIVKFYEKIANAEVTRD, from the coding sequence ATATATAAATTAAAAACTGAAAAGGAGAATTATATTATGAAATTAGGATTTATCGGACTGGGAATCATGGGCAAGCCCATGGCAAAAAACTTAATCAAAGCAGGACACGAATTGGTTGTCCTTGACTTTAACAAAGATGCTGTAGCTGAACTTATAGAACTAGGAGCCGACATCGCGCAGACGCCTGCAGAGGTGCTTAAAAAAGCAAATGTAGTGGTTACTATGCTTCCGAATTCACCACACGTTAAGGCTGTTGCATTAGGCGAAAATGGACTTGTAGAGAGTGCAACCGAAGGTTGCGTGCTCATTGACATGAGCTCTATAGCTCCACTTGCAAGCAAGGAAATCGCAGAAGGACTTGCTGCAAAAGGCATGGAGATGTTGGACGCACCTGTAAGCGGTGGCGAGCCAAAAGCTATCGATGGAACTATAGCTATCATGGTAGGTGGAAAGAAAGAAAACTTTGACAAATACTATGACGTACTTATGGCAATGGGTGGTTCCGCAGTATATGTTGGAGAAATCGGAGCTGGAAATATCGCGAAGCTTTGCAACCAGGCAGTGGTAGCTATAAATATCGCAGCTGTATCAGAAGCGATGATCCTGGCTAAAAAAGCAGGCGTAAGCCCTGATCTTGTATACAAGGCTATCAGAGGTGGCTTGGCAGGAAGTACGGTAATGGACGCTAAGGCGCCTATGATGATGGACAGAACTTTTGATCCAGGGTTTAGAATTGACCTTCACATTAAGGACATGACAAATATTTTAGAGACGTCAAGAAGCGTAGGAGCACCGCTTCCGTTGTCTGCACAATTAATGGAAATGATGCAAGCGATCAAGCTTGACGGATGTGGAGTCGAAGACCACGCAAGCATAGTTAAATTCTACGAAAAGATAGCAAACGCAGAAGTAACTAGAGACTAG
- a CDS encoding enolase C-terminal domain-like protein, whose translation MGNSPTVVEMQVIPVAGKDSMLLNLSGAHAPYFTRNIVIMKDTNGNTGLGEVPGGEKIRQTLEDAKEHILGKSIGNYKNIMNTIQKVFSDRDAGGRGLQTFDLRTTIHVVTAIESALLDLLGQHLEVPVAALLGDGQQREKVKVLGYLFFIANPDKTDLPYFRNKNAENEWYKVRHEEAMTPEAIVKLAEASKELYGFNDFKLKGGVLEGKEEIKAIKALKERFPEARITLDPNGGWLLKDAIDLCKDMHGVLTYCEDPCGAEEGFSGREILAEFRKATGLPTATNMIATDWRQMQHSVALNSVDIPLADPHFWTMSGSVRVGQMCNEFGLTWGSHSNNHFDISLAMFTQVAAAVPGNVTAIDTHWIWQEGIERLTKNPYKIEDGHLSIPSKPGLGLEIDMEEVQKAHEIYLKEGLGARDDAIGMQYLIPGWKFDNKRPCLVR comes from the coding sequence ATGGGCAATTCACCAACTGTTGTTGAAATGCAGGTAATACCTGTCGCGGGAAAGGATAGCATGCTGCTAAACTTAAGTGGAGCGCACGCGCCCTACTTTACAAGAAATATCGTCATAATGAAGGATACAAACGGAAACACCGGGTTAGGTGAAGTTCCGGGTGGAGAAAAAATAAGGCAGACATTGGAAGATGCAAAAGAGCACATCCTGGGAAAGAGCATAGGCAACTACAAGAACATCATGAACACAATTCAAAAGGTTTTCAGCGATAGAGATGCCGGTGGAAGAGGATTGCAGACTTTCGATCTTAGAACTACAATTCATGTTGTAACGGCTATAGAATCTGCGCTTTTAGACCTTTTAGGACAGCATTTGGAAGTTCCTGTCGCAGCTCTTTTAGGAGATGGACAACAAAGAGAAAAGGTAAAAGTGCTTGGGTATCTGTTTTTTATAGCAAATCCGGACAAGACGGATTTACCGTATTTCAGAAACAAGAATGCAGAAAACGAGTGGTACAAGGTCAGACATGAAGAGGCAATGACTCCTGAAGCTATAGTTAAGCTTGCTGAAGCATCTAAAGAGCTGTATGGCTTCAATGACTTCAAGCTTAAAGGCGGAGTATTAGAAGGAAAAGAAGAAATCAAGGCAATTAAAGCCTTGAAGGAGAGATTCCCGGAAGCTAGAATCACGCTAGATCCAAACGGCGGATGGTTGCTTAAAGATGCTATCGATTTATGCAAGGACATGCACGGTGTTTTGACATATTGCGAAGATCCATGCGGCGCGGAAGAAGGATTCTCAGGAAGAGAGATTCTCGCTGAATTCAGAAAAGCTACAGGACTTCCCACTGCTACCAATATGATAGCTACTGACTGGAGACAAATGCAGCATTCTGTTGCCCTTAACTCTGTCGACATACCTTTGGCAGATCCTCACTTCTGGACTATGTCAGGCTCGGTAAGAGTTGGACAAATGTGCAACGAGTTCGGTCTGACTTGGGGATCACACTCAAACAACCATTTTGACATATCTCTTGCCATGTTTACGCAAGTTGCGGCAGCGGTTCCTGGAAATGTTACCGCCATCGACACTCACTGGATCTGGCAGGAAGGCATTGAGAGACTTACAAAAAATCCGTATAAAATAGAGGATGGACACCTGTCGATACCAAGCAAGCCAGGTCTTGGACTTGAGATTGACATGGAAGAAGTACAAAAGGCCCACGAAATTTACCTTAAAGAAGGTTTAGGTGCCAGAGATGATGCCATCGGAATGCAGTATTTGATTCCAGGATGGAAATTTGATAACAAGAGACCTTGTCTAGTTAGATAA
- a CDS encoding PPC domain-containing DNA-binding protein, whose product MEFKKFGNKYIIRLDKGEEIIATVKYLCEKEGVTLGWINCFGAVNKVELGLFKTEEKEYSVRTLEGDFEITSLMGNVSTKEGEVYLHMHINLSDIENKAYGGHLNAAYVSATVEMVLEAIDGRINRKFSKEIGLNLFDF is encoded by the coding sequence ATGGAATTTAAGAAATTTGGCAATAAATACATCATAAGGCTGGATAAAGGCGAGGAAATAATCGCTACGGTAAAATATCTTTGCGAAAAGGAAGGCGTCACACTTGGTTGGATCAATTGTTTTGGAGCAGTCAACAAAGTAGAGCTGGGGCTTTTCAAGACAGAAGAAAAAGAATACAGCGTAAGAACTCTTGAAGGTGATTTTGAAATAACCAGCCTTATGGGCAATGTTTCAACAAAAGAAGGTGAGGTTTACCTTCATATGCACATAAACCTATCAGATATCGAAAACAAGGCCTATGGAGGCCATCTAAATGCCGCATATGTAAGTGCGACGGTTGAAATGGTGCTAGAAGCTATCGATGGCAGAATAAACAGAAAATTCAGCAAGGAAATCGGCTTGAATTTATTTGATTTCTAG
- a CDS encoding GntR family transcriptional regulator → MENVKYLYDLVYSTLKKEILEGRYPSNSLLPSEREISLRFQVERTTVRKALEILVKDGLVEKKAGVGTKVVFENDINDNEINPVNSNSKGNIIGIFISDDEKNSKKIMQPYYAELFYYLEIEGKNNDCQVIYTTINASTNMAEVLKSQNYLSIIFVSNIDSKYIEMARKMNIPAIILNEHHLGLPTLTYDNVGGAYNVMKHLYSMGHKNIGVITGPESYYTSNEKLTGCLKAVYDFGLILERSNIAIGNWEYQSGFNCAKEIFEGKKDGEKPTALFIFNDMMAIGAIKAIRELGMSIPDDVSIVGFDNMEQLKYTEPDLTTVDTKISTMAKIAIESAVHGPYDLYNTGLIINVPVNLIFRKTVKDISK, encoded by the coding sequence ATGGAAAACGTCAAATACTTGTACGATCTGGTCTACTCAACGCTTAAAAAAGAAATTCTCGAGGGAAGGTATCCTTCCAACTCCCTTCTTCCCTCGGAAAGAGAGATATCCCTTCGTTTTCAGGTGGAACGCACGACCGTTCGAAAAGCACTGGAGATATTGGTCAAAGACGGCCTGGTTGAGAAAAAGGCAGGAGTAGGCACAAAGGTCGTATTCGAAAACGACATCAATGATAACGAGATTAACCCGGTAAACTCAAACAGTAAAGGAAACATCATCGGCATATTCATATCCGATGATGAAAAGAATAGCAAAAAAATAATGCAGCCGTATTACGCTGAACTTTTTTACTACCTTGAGATAGAAGGAAAAAACAACGATTGCCAGGTAATTTACACAACAATTAATGCATCGACAAATATGGCAGAAGTCCTTAAAAGCCAAAATTATCTATCCATAATCTTTGTTTCCAACATAGACAGCAAGTACATAGAAATGGCGCGAAAAATGAATATCCCTGCCATTATTTTAAACGAACACCACCTTGGCTTGCCTACATTGACTTATGACAACGTGGGAGGTGCATATAACGTGATGAAGCACCTTTACAGCATGGGACACAAGAACATAGGCGTTATAACCGGACCTGAAAGTTATTACACTTCTAATGAAAAATTGACAGGCTGCTTAAAAGCCGTTTATGATTTTGGATTGATACTGGAAAGAAGCAATATTGCGATTGGCAATTGGGAATACCAAAGCGGCTTTAACTGTGCCAAGGAAATTTTCGAAGGAAAAAAAGATGGAGAAAAACCCACGGCACTTTTTATTTTCAACGACATGATGGCCATAGGAGCGATAAAAGCAATACGAGAGTTGGGAATGTCTATACCCGATGATGTAAGCATCGTGGGATTTGACAACATGGAACAGCTTAAGTACACCGAGCCGGATTTAACGACAGTTGATACAAAAATTTCTACTATGGCAAAGATAGCCATAGAGAGCGCGGTTCACGGCCCATACGACTTATACAATACGGGACTGATAATAAATGTTCCTGTTAATCTGATTTTTCGAAAGACCGTAAAAGATATCAGTAAATGA